A single Brassica rapa cultivar Chiifu-401-42 chromosome A04, CAAS_Brap_v3.01, whole genome shotgun sequence DNA region contains:
- the LOC103864779 gene encoding casparian strip membrane protein 3 yields the protein MDIEKAGSRREEEEPIVQKPKLDKGKGKAHVFAPPMNYSRIMEKHKQEKVNMAGWKRGVAIFDFVLRLIAAITAMAAAAKMATTEETLPFFTQFLQFSADYTDLPTLSSFVIVNSIVGGYLTLSLPFSIVCIIRPLAVPPRLFLILCDTAMMGLTMMAASASAAIVYLAHNGNSSSNWLPVCQQFGDFCQGTSGAVVASFIAAALLMFLVVLSAFALKRST from the exons ATGGATATAGAAAAGGCCGGTagcagaagagaagaagaagaacccattGTTCAAAAGCCAAAGCTAGACAAAGGAAAAGGCAAAGCTCATGTGTTTGCTCCTCCTATGAACTACAGTCGAATCATGGAAAAACATAAGCAAGAAAAGGTGAATATGGCCGGCTGGAAAAGAGGTGTAGCAATCTTTGATTTTGTACTTAGACTCATTGCAGCCATTACGGCCATGGCCGCTGCAGCAAAGATGGCAACCACCGAAGAGACTCTTCCTTTCTTCACTCAGTTCTTGCAGTTCAGTGCTGACTACACCGATTTACCAACGTTGTC ATCTTTCGTTATAGTAAACTCAATCGTGGGCGGTTACCTAACCCTCTCATTGCCTTTCTCCATTGTCTGTATCATCCGGCCTCTCGCCGTGCCGCCTAGGCTCTTCCTCATCTTATGTGACACG GCGATGATGGGCCTCACAATGATGGCAGCATCGGCTTCTGCAGCGATAGTTTATTTGGCGCACAACGGGAATTCAAGCTCGAATTGGCTTCCGGTTTGCCAGCAGTTTGGTGACTTTTGCCAAGGAACGAGCGGCGCCGTGGTGGCTTCCTTTATTGCAGCGGCTCTTTTGATGTTCCTCGTCGTCCTCTCTGCATTTGCTCTCAAGAGATCGACTTGA